The Alnus glutinosa chromosome 1, dhAlnGlut1.1, whole genome shotgun sequence region TTTGGTGCTTCAAGACCCAAAGCACTTACAAAGCGACTGTAGAGCTAGAGGGAAGAAACTGGAAATAGATGTGGGAGCCATATTTGTTAAGAGAAATGTCAAATGTTCGATAAGTGGTAAAGAGCAACCTCTATGTCTAACAAATCATGTGGAGATTTTACAGGCAACCAAGCTAGTAACTAGATATCTAAGGATATTGTTAGACACATCCTACAACATCTAATGTATTCCCTTGCCAGCTAAGAGGACTAAGGACTTCAGAACACGTGTTGCTGCTTGGAAGATGCTGATGTGATAACAAAGTTTGAATAAATGGTGCTTGCACGCAAGCAATTGATATTAGAAATTCCCAAATTGTCCTGTTTTAGGGATGAAACATTGGAGCTTGGCTTTAAGAAATATCTTCTTTTCACTTGTTAATACCAATGGTTAAACAAAGATGGTCTCTTTTGAAGTTATGAGCTATAGTGGTGAATGAGTACTTGAAATCTAACATGATTGACATCCATAAATTTTTGACATGAAGTGACTAAACTCATACATGGTTTGACTGCAACATATATACATGGTGATTTGTGCAGCCAaataagtttgaaagaaaaaaggactGTCCATCATTTCATATTCTAAAATCATCTTTAAACTATGCTCTATGGATTTCAGTATTTAAAGTGCATCAATGTGCTGAATATGTCAATATTGTAATCTAAATGTAAACTTGGTTTCATTGCATTTCTTTCTTGCTTGCTTGTTTTGATTTGATACTGGAACTCAACTCTGCTTCTAATTGGCATACAAATCACTTTGCCCATAAACTTCAACTTGTAATTTATGCAATTATCTCTTGCTTCATACAGGAGCTTTCAGATCTCAAGAAATCATTGAATGTCGAAGTGGATCAACTTCGATCAGTAAGTGGTGCTCTGCAGATTTATCCTTCCAAGCTTGATTTTTCAGATATATCTttgtctgatttttttttttgaataaaattggaTCTAGGAATTTCAAGAACTGAGGACCACTCTCCAGCAGCAACAAGAGGATGTCACTTCTAGCCTAAGAAACTTGGGGGTAAACTATTACTAGACTAATTAATTTTCCTATGCCTTCCAAGGGCTGATCTATTAAACAGATTTCTGGtattattttatgctttggGAACTAATCACAAGCACCTGGACTGATTCATAATGAGCTTTTTGCAGCTGCAGGATCTCTCAAGTGATGCTATAGACGCCCAGGCTCAGGATCCTAAGGTTGAAGGGAATGACAAGGAAGGACAAGTTTTGCCTAAGGAGGATAATAATGATAAAGAAAGTGAAAACTAGATGGGTTTGCACTGAAGTGTGCATGACTTATAGGTTATGCCCCAAAAGGAGATGAGCAGAGCATTTTTCCATGAATGTGTACCACTGGTGCTTTATCTTGTTTTTAACTTAAGTTTACAACAACGAACTCTTTTCTCAATCAATTATTGTGGAATCTTGCCTACTTGTAGAATTTGGAATGCCGTTCTATGTCGTTTCCATTTTCGGTGTGGATTCAACCTAAGATGAagcttttctctaattcttTCTCATCTCCATTCACTGAGTACTAGTTTCTTAAGCAATCTGGGTGTAGTTCAttcccatttttcttttctgtttaaaaCTCATGCTCCTAAATTACTGTCTGAAAATGTTGAGAGATaccttatttcttttctctttttttttttttttttcaatatatatatatatatatatatatatatataaatattatatttcgTGAGTTATCTTTTAAAGGTGTGTACTTGAACTTCATGAGGTGCTGCAACTAGAATTTAAGACATACAAGCACAtacaaaagtaataataaaaatcccCAAAACCAGATCGATTTTCAAGTAGTCAAACATTGAATGGCTCATCAATGAACGGAACTCTGGCGGGAAGTTCCATCAAAATCTTAGAGTTGGAATATTTTAATCCATATCTACCCCCCTATCTACCACTTCAATGTTTATTTATTGTGAAAGTAATGGGATTCATTTTGTTTAAAGTGTTGTCTTGTCAATCTCTTTCGTTTTTTTTGGCTCATTGTAGAGTGTTTCCTGCTCCATTTTCCGAGTAACCCACAGAAATATGTTCACTGGCCTTGCGGAGGGAGACGGGAGGGGAGATTCCGTGTCAAACTGTTCAAAAGTTAAAACCGGTAATTCCGCCACCACTTTCAGATTTAAAGcaattaatcttaattaaaactCCATTTGTTTCCACGTGTTTTTCATATaaccttttcatttttttttttttttttttttttttgagataaatgaacAAGCTTATTGCACCGGGCTATCTATGTGCCGCCATGTCACTAGACAAGctacttctttcttttctctctctctctttctctcttctgaCCTTCCCACCGTTTCATGCTgcttgccgggggagggaggctctagcctccctcctcctgatttgtttgtttcttctcttaGCCTTTTCGGGCTAGAGAGGTTTTTGTGCTAGAGTCTCCCAGCCACTAGGGCTGTTTGGAGTTTTGTGTCCCCCAGACTTGTCCGGTGGTGGATTTTAGTCCTCCTAGTCCGTTTGGACTATGGAGGTTTGTGtagtcttttagttttttttttttttttattgtttcattcGGTTAGCAGGAAAACATTTCAGAGAGGCGTTGGAGGAGGAGATTCCGTCGCTTCGGTGGCTGGCAAAAACTTTGgttgggttttagttttttcattcTTTGAAGGCCAAATCTGCGCTATTTCACAGCCGCCCAGTCGACACGCGCCCCTTTGCCGTGCTCATCGTCGTCCTCTGGTTCAGACGCTGCCTTCTACGGCTGGGTAGCTCAGCGGTGACCGGCGCGTGGCATCCACGCGCCAGGGTGTTCTTCGTACTTTGGGCCGCTCGTGATGGCCATGTTCTGTATCTTTCCCGTGCAAGGTGGTGCCCAGGGGTTTTTCTTGCTTTAGGCGGTTGCAGGGGTTGTCCTGTGGCAGTGCGTGTGCTGCATGCGCCGTCTCCAGTGGTGTTTTCTCCGACGGCAGATCCTGCTTTAGgtgtttttttgcttttgacagATTGTATTTAACAGCTTGCTTTGGGTTTGATTTAGTCTGGTCATTGCTTTTAAGCACAATTTTGTGACTgactccatagtgcaagtagaggTTCATATCTCAACGTAGAGGCACATTTTTGTTGGCTAGGCTTATTAGTAGCAGCTGTTGGTATAATCTGTGATTTGGGTAACTATAATGGGGCATCTGTATTTTGTTAAGTTTCTGTTATCTGTAATCTGTACTTTcgttaccctttgggtgttatTAATGAAATCTTTACgctttcccttaaaaaaaaaaaaaaaaaaaaaaaaaaaaattgtcactaGACAAGCTTCCCTCCGGTTGTGGATTtcaaaagtaaattgaattttaataaataacataaataGCAATAGTTATGAATAAGGACAAATAcgagaatacaaaaaaaaataaaattgtaaattgtGGGGGTTCACGAGGAACAAGGTAAGATcagatgtaattaaaatatgaaacccGTTTTCttcaggagagagagagagagagagagagatattttttgtcattttcataTAGAATTTGATTGTTATATGTGTTGCGCAATTTGCTCCGTACGGAATACATATAATTGCAGTGCTTTCAGAGTACAGAGGACTTCGACAGAGTTTTTTCTCTCACATTCATTCCTTCATCTCTCTGAACTGAACCTCTTCAAAATTACTCCCCACTTCCAATACTCTTTCTTCGCCTCCTTCATTCTCCCAGCTCCCTCTAATGGCTACCAAATCTGCTGGAGAACCCTCAGAACCACTTAAATACCAGGTATATCCCTGTTTAAACACAgacgttcttcttcttctccttcttctgtCACTGATTTTGGCATTTCAAAGCTCATTTGCTTTGTTTTCTCAGACATGGATCCTGAAAGTTTCCCTCCACTGTGAAGGTTGTAAGAGGAAAGTCAAGAAAGTTCTACAGAGCATTGATGGTACTAATtaccaaaaatatgaaaaccCTTTTGCCATTTTAATCTtacacctttttcttctttctttgcatAAATTTTCTCATCAACCAAATAGGACTCTatttactctccctttttgtgtTGCTAGCTTTTTGCACATAGCCTTTATTGTACtgtcttttttgtattttgcagGTGTTTTTACCACAGCCTTTGATTCACAGCAACACAAAGTTACAGTGACCGGAAACGTCGCAGTTGAGACCTTGATTAGAAAGCTGCTTAAAACAGGGAAACACGCCGAGATTTGGTCGGAAAATATCGCcgcaaaagagaaaaaatcagGGAGAGCAAAGAACAAGGACAAAGATAGTGACCCAGAAAGTGGCATAAACGACAATGACAAAAAAGACGAGAATCCATGTGAGAAGAAAGTTGAAGAGAAGCTTAGCTCTGTTAAAAATAGTGGAAAAGAAAAATCGCCGGAAAATCATCCCGGCGATGAGGAGTCGCCGAAGGTGGATCAAAAGGGCAGCGAAAGTGAGGGCGCTGCTAGTACTGCTGCAAAAGGTGGCggtaaaaagaagaaaaggagagggGAAAAAGGTAATAATGCTAGCAGTGGTCTGGCTGCACCATTATTTGGTACGCCTGCAAGCACCGGATCTCAAAGTCATGATCTGGGTATGAATCATGGTGTGGGGCTGATGAATCTGAACCCTACACGTCAGTCATCAAGCCACCACCCACAAGGAAATTACCATCAACCGGTGTATGTTGCAAGTTACAACAGGATACATCCTACCCAAAGTTTTGGTCCATCATATGCAGGTACCCACCACGAGATTTATCCAGTGCAAGCAACACCGTTGGATTcctttcagattttcagtgatGAAAACGCCAATGGGTGTTCCATCATGTGATTTCCGACCTTGTGGAGATCGGACGGTGGGTATTTTGAGCTTACAAGGGGGTGCATCTTTTTCTGGAGATTTTGTTAGTATTGTAACTTCTCTTATTAGGTAAAAGCTGAAATCTCCTCTTGATGTTTGGACTTTACAATATGCATGTAATCTTTCTCTTCAATCAGGATTTGGGAGATTAGTAAGTTTTAAATTCGATTATTATTAGGTCACTTCTAAGCTTCCCGCTAATTTTCAGGTAGTACACATTACTTTGACTAAAGTTGAGCTTGTAGGATAAAATTAACCTCTTTTAAGGACTAAGTCTACGAGAAAGACTAACGTTTTCGTTGTGTCATTTCAAAATTGATGCGGCTTTTAATAGTAATGTTTTATtacatcaaaatttaataatgttctatcacaaatctaatagtaattttaaaaactaaatcaaTTTTAGCAGGAGATTAGGAATACATGATCTTCCTTTTAGTATTACTCTATTTTGAGTTGCTCCTGTGGAAGTCATCATAAAAGTTGGATGGATTGTATTGTTGGGGAGTccattcatttttcatttgtaAGATTGTTCACTTTTTCTTCCCTTTGGATCTGGAGTGGAAAAGATCCTTCTTTGTAGCCTTTTTCCTtaatcaattagaaaaaaaaaagaaaagaaaaaggatggaTTGTATCCTTTGTCATGTCCTAGGATTAAGCAACTTGTTCTGTGGCATCTGTGTCTGTGTGTCATGTCTTAGGATTAAGCAACTTGTTCTGTGGCATCTTGTGTGTGCAACTTGTTCTGTGGCATCCTTAGGTTACCTTTGTTTCactatatgtgtgtgtgaaagatACACCTCTCCTCGATCGATAGCATAACGTGCCTATCCCTTTAAAGGAATGCAATTACTCCCTTAGCTGATTGCCACCTCCTTGCGCCTCTTGTCTACCATCCTCCCACACCATCCCAACCCTTTCCAGTCCCCTTCCGTAGAAACAGACCctctctatttcatttgaatcGGAGAGAAGCTGGTTAGTATAATAATTATGGGTAAACttgtcattttaaatttttggacaattttGGCCCTACTTTTTCACTGGccggctcctctccatttcaaatggatCCGTTTGCCCTTCCCGTGCGATGACCCTCACCTCGATAGTGGAGCCCAACCGTCCCCCTTTCCTAATGtcattttgttctaaaaaaaaatgaattagaaaaaaaatagaggataTTTTTGATGTGCATTCATGTTCCataagttattttttaatgaatgtgTATTCATGTTCCACGTGTGCTGAACTCATCCAAAGCTATTAATGGTAACTTTTTTATTTCTAGGCAAGATAAGGTTTTATTGaaacaaaaacatataaaaGTATCCAAATGGGGAGATCAATTTTGCTTCAGGGTCTGCCACGAGGCATACTGGGGGTGgtgtggctggccgaccactgtaaaggttgttgttgttgttgttttcttcttcttcttcttcttcttctttatttatttatttatttatttttaaatgagataaaatattaaataatgagtagtttttttgtgaaaaatgtagtctattcttgcaggaatagctattcctcttcgtaagggaataattatttttatggaaATAACTATTACATAGAATAGACCCATACCAAACAAATGAATGattattcctatggaatagttattccattctaTAGGTTTATTCCGCGAACCAGACGAGATCTTAGTGTGACATATTTTTCAAGATGGGTGAAAGAGTGGCGATCACAAGGGACTCGGGTGACATGTCTGGATTTGATGGGATTGGGTGGGGAAATCGAAAGTTTTGAGTTATGTGAACAAGTGATTTTTGGAGGCAGAGCATCAGGTTTTGAAGATTCCATTGAAGGGTTTGATGAAGGAAATTTCAAGATTTTGAGAGTTTGATAATTCACAGTGAGTAGAAGGTATGTAATACCCAATTCAGTTGAATCGCCGGTTGAGTTGCTTGACTCGTTCATTGGGCTcattatccgctatccgcatcCACATTCACATCATACGATTACTAACTGCATCTGCACGGTTATTACTCGCTATTTGCATATCAAGTATGGGCCTTTGGCGCCTTCTTTGAATCTCTATTGAGGCCTAAAAcaatattacaaattcaaaacgatgtcgttttggtgatttttatttatttattattattatataaaggGGACGTGCCTCTGTGTTTGCGTCCGCATCTGTTTATGTGGATAACGAATAGTTGCGATTAATATCCATCTGCCTGTACAATCCTACTCTGAGCCTTTCGTACCTTATTTGAACTTATGCAGATTTGAGTATTTCTGTGTTGAGACAAAAACCTAGGCATTAAGGCTCTGATATGTCTATCTCCACAAGTACTTGAAGATATATATTTGCTGCATATGAGTCATTGGTTGAAATCGTCAAAATCCAGTAGCTTTCCCACGTACGCTTTTACCAATTCTTCTAGTATTGTAAGCATTCATCGTTTAGAGTGGAAGGTTGTGTGCTTGTATCCATAAAGCAACTTTGTTTAGCTCTACTTCATCTAGGGTGAGGCCAGGAGGCCGAGGGTTTTTTTTAGGTTTAACAGGCATCTCCTAATCTTCCATGGGGCTAGCTCAAGGATTTTGTCAACATCACGAGGGttttcaaaatagaaaaaaaagtaTGTGCTAACGTCCACATCCATGattgaaagcataaaactcCATGCAGTTTAGAGGGTGCACTTGATGTTGTTTTTAAAGACAGGTTTTGGGCAGACAAACTTTCCCGCCAAAGACAAACTTGTTTTGGCTGGTTGTTCTTTGGTGGCGAGAACTAGAGTGGAAGGAATGTGTTCCCCGGCCACCAAAGGCCTTTGTTTTGAAGATAAGGTGTTTGATATTgttatccataaaaaaatgtgttacaCGTAGATTACTGTTTAGGGTTTTATATGGAATTTAGATGGaattagagagagaaaatggagagaaaatatACTGTAATTACTGAAAGTTGCTAAGAAAACATAAGCGGCAGATTCGAGGAGCCACCCTCCAAGGAACAAGTCCAATTTTCCAGATACCTCATTCTTCCCTAAACGAGACTTATATAGTGTCTCTTACAATGGCATTTCTAACCCTACTGAACGACAGTACTAAGGACCCATAAACGACTATCTTAAGGAATAAAACAGCAGTTCCTTATTTAGTAATACGCACCGCATCAACCATCCTAGGACCCCCAAAACGCACCGTATGAGGCTTCTAGAATGCCTAGCTGGACCGCCCACTCCCACGTTTTGATGAAGCCACGTAACCCTCATGTTCGACCACACAACTCCTCAACTATCTTTCTTCAAGCTTCaagcttgatttctctctctctcttttgcagAGCTCTGACAATACTCCCCCTCtcaaaacaccttgcccacaaggtgtgggtaggcTTCTCGAAGGCTTTGGAGGTCCTCCCAAGTGGCGTCGTCCGGGCCTTGGCCATCCCAGCGGACCAGCAGCTCGATAAAGGGACGGTGGTCTTTCGGCCGGGAGCGGCGATCCAGAATCTCAACCGGTTCCGGGCGAAGAACGCCGTCTGAGTCCACCGGTGGTAGCTTCGGCAGGACTGATGTGGAAGATCCCAGCTTTAGCTTCAATTGGGACACATGGAAGGCCTGGTGGATTCGAGCGGCCGGCGGTAGATCTAATTCATAGGCGACCTTTCCCACACGACGAATGATGCGAAACGGCCCGTAAAAACGGGGTGACAGCTTAAGGGCTCGGCGGTAAGACACTGTCATCTGGCGATAGGGCTGGAGCCTTAGGTACACCATTTGCCCTAATTCAAATTCCCTTTCAGTACGCCTTATATCTGCATATTTCTTCATCCTCTGTTGGGCAAACTGAATGTTCTGCTTGAGAAGGGTTAGGATTTGCTCGCGGTTACGAAGCACTTCGTCAACCGTTTCAACACGGGTAGTTCCCGGGATGTAGCTTAAGAgtcttggggggggggggtaccCCATAGACTGCCTCATAGGGTGTCATCCGAATGGCCGAGTGCCATGTAGTGTTGTAGCTGTACTCTGCCCATGGTAGCCAGTAGGTCCACCTCTTAGGGCTATCCTGTGTGAAACATCTGAGGTAGGTCTCGAGACATTTATTCACTATCTCCGTCTGGCCGTCTGTCTGTGGATGGTAGCTCGTACTGAGCTTGAGTGAGGTCCCTTGTAGCCTGAACAACTCAGCCCAGAAGGCACTAGTAAACGTCGGGTCCCTGTCTGAGACTATGGACTGTGGCATCCCATGTAATTTAAGGATATTCTGGATGAATAGCTGGGCCACTTTGGCAGCTGTGTAGGGGTGAGCGAGGGAAATAAAGTGGCTGGATTTGGTAAGTCTATCCACCACCACAAGGATAACCGAGTGGCCCTGGGATGGGGGTAACCCTTCCACAAAATCCATCGAGATATCTGTTCACACCCGGGTTGGGATAGGGAGTGGTTGTAATAGCCCGGCAGGGCAAATGTTCTCACTCTTGTTATGCTGGCACACATCGCACTCCCTGATGAAGTTCTTGATGTCCCTTCTCATGCCATGCCAATAGAAATCCCTTCTAGCCCTTTGCAGTGTCTTATCATACCCTGAGTGCCCAGCTGCTGGGTCACTATGCACATACTGCAGCACCTGGCTTTTAAGAACCGGGGACCCTCATAATAGAATCTTGTGCTTGTAAAGTAAGAGCCCATCTCGGAGAGAGTACCTACGGTTGTCTAACTCATTGTTCAGCCATTTCCCCATTAGCTGCTTGAGCTCCTCATCCTCAGTGTACTGTTGTTTCAAATCCTCTACCCAACTAGCAGTTGGGATAGATAGTAGGGAAAGGGAAAGTCCTTCCTCCCAGCCTTCCTTCCTGGATAGGGCATCAGCCACCCTATTCTCAACCCCCTTTTTATACTCCACCACGAAGTCATACCCCAACAGCTTCGTAATCCATTTCTGCTGGAAGGGGGTCCCTACCTTCTGTTCTAGCAGGAATTTGAGGCTCTGCTGGTCAGTTTTGACCACGAAAGGGCGTCCCAATAAATAAGGTCTCCATTTTTGAATTGATGTAACAAGGGCAAATAGCTCTTTTTCGTAAGTGGACATATGGAGTGCCTTACCCTTGAGTGCTTTGCTAAGGAAAGCTATAGGCCGGTTACCCTGCATAAGGACCGCCCCTATTCCAACTCCACTAGCATCGCACTCTATTAAGAAGGGCTGAGAGAAATTGGGCAGGGCTAGGACTGGGGCTTGGGTAACTGCTGTCTTTAGGGCTAAAAAGGCCCCTTGAGCCGGTTCTAACCACGAGAAGGAATTCTTCTTGAGCATGGCTGTTAATGGTGCAGCTATGGCTCcataatttcttataaactccCGGTAATACCCTGTCAACCCTAGGAAACCCCTCAGGGCCTTGATGGTCGTAGGGTGTGGCCAATCCACCATGGCCTGAATCTTGCTCGGGTCTGCATAAACTCCTCGGCCTGAGACCACATGCCCCAAATACTCAACTTCCACACAACCAAATCGGCATTTGGTCATCTTAGCGAACAGTTGATGTTTCCTCAAGAGTTCTAGTGTCTTTTGAAGGTGGGTGAGGTGTGACTCCATGTCCGGGCTGTATATCAATATGTCATCGAAAAACACTAAAATGAACTTCCTCAAAAAGGGTTGGAATATGTGGTTCATTAGGCTTTGAAAGGTTGAGGGTGCATTGGTTAGCCCAAAGGGCATAACCAGGAACTCATAGTGTCCAGCGTGAATTCTAAAAGCAGTTTTGGGGATATCAGCCTCTACCACTCGGATTTGGTGGTACCCGGATCTTAGGTCCAGCTTAGAAAAAATTTGTGCTCCCCACAGTTCATCCAATAGCTCGTCTACTATAGGAATAGGAAATTTATCTTTGATCGTTACCTTGTTCAATGCCCGATAGTCCATGCACATCCTCCACGTGCCGTCCGCCTTCCTTACTAATAACACCGGAGATGAGAATGGGCTGTGACTGGGTCTAATAACCCCCGATTCCAGCAATTCCTTCACAATTCGTTCTATCTCCTCTTTTTGGTAGAAGGGGTACCGGTAGGGCTGAACTGACACCGGTTGGGCTCCCTCTTGAAGTGTAATGGCATGGTCGTGGGCCCTATGAGGCGGCAGCCCTTTAGGTTCCTGGAAGATGTCACGGTAATCTTCAAGTATAGCAGCCACTGGACCAGGTAACTGGGGCTGTTTAGGGACTGTCCGGAATTGTTTAGGCTCTAGGGCCCCATTGGTAGTCTGTTCCATTAAGTATAGTAGAATGCCCTTCCCTTCCAGTCTTGAGAGTTTGAAAGAGTCTCCTTCCTCCCAACTCATCCGGGGACCTTGCCTGAGTCCACACAGGGTACAATCAGATGTCTCATACCGGAACCTCATTTCCAGCTGAGTAAAATCCCACAGGATGGGTCCAAGGGTTCTAAGCCATTGGATGCCTAGTACTGCATCACAGCCTGCCAGGGGCAGGATAAAAAACTCAGTTCGGAAGATGTACCCTTGCATCTTAACTTCCACCTTTCTGCTCTTCCCTGGGCTTGCCACTTCCTGCCCGTTTGCAATTTTCACCTTGATTCCGTCTTGCCCAACTGGTTGAATTCCTAATGCAGCAGCCAGTTTTGCATCCATGAAGTTGTGGGTACTACCCGAATCAATTAAGATAATAGCCTTACGGAATCGAATGATTCCCACAATTCTCATAGTTTTAGGACTTGGTGATCCCGTGATGGCATTGAGCGAAATTTTCGGGAACTCTTCTAAAAAGAACTCCCCTGGGTCCTCTTCAGCTTGAGAAGCTGACTTgcctccttcttcttcctcctggTCCGCAATCTCAATGAGAAAAAGCTTGGGCACTTGGCAGACGTGGCCTCTAACCCACTTTGCATCACAAGAGTAGCAAAGTCCTTTCCTCCGGCGCTCTTCCATCTGGGCCTGAGTGATTTTCTGAACCGGCACCAAGGCTCGGTTGGGACTTGCATTTTCTAACTGGGTTAATCCTCCCCCAGGTGGCGGTAGGACATTTTGCCTTAGGGACACAGGCTGAGTGAACTTAGTAGGGGTAAAACTGCTCCCCTTAGCAACCCCGACTGGAAGTTCCGTGGATAACCCCCGATGCGATTGAGTTATCTGCACCAATCGCCAGCTCGATCGGAAACTCCTAGCCGTATTCATTACACACTCCTCTTGAATCCGAGCTAGTGCATACGCATCCACCAAGTTCTTTGGATTGAACATCCTTACCGGCAGTCGGATCTCTTCCTTCAATCCCCCCATAAAGCAACTTAGCTTGTGTGCTTCGGGCAGTCCCTGGACCTTAAGGGCCAGGGTGTCAAATTTGCTCTTATATTCATCTAAGGGTCCTTCCTGTTTCAACTTGGATAGGGACTCCATAGGATCGTCGTAAGCACCCTTACCAAACCGAATTTGGAGAGCTGTGACAAACTCCCCCCAAGAAGCCTCCCGGTTGGTAGACTTGAATTCTTGGAACTAGACCATGGCTCTTCCTTCCATGTGAAAGGAGGAGATGGAAAGGCGTTGAGGGTCAGGAGTGTTATAATAATCAAAGTATTGTTCCGCACGGCAACACCACGATTCCGGGTCTTCACCGTCAACCGTGGGAATTCCCATCGGATTGTTTTAGGCTTGAGCCCATCGCTGGAGTTAGATCCCTCTGGGTTCGAGGACTCCCCGCGCTCTACATTCCTTCCCCGTTCCTGGTGCCCGCCACCAAACCCATGAGACCTGCTAGATCCCGCCTGACTAGACAGCATGGATTGAACCATCTGTATCATTTCTGCCTGAGCTTGCTGCAGTGCTTCCTTCAGATTTGTCTGGAGATTAGCTAAGTCCGTTCTAGTAGCCATTTCGGCCTGAAGCTGGGTTACATGATTCCTCAATTGCTGCGTCTCTTCTGCCATGGTACCGGACCTAGTTTTCATAGGCCAGAACcggggctctgataccaattgttacacGTAGATTACTGTTTAGGGTTTTATATGGAATTTAGATGGaattagagagagaaaatggagagaaaatatACTGTAATTACTGAAAGTTGCTAAGAAAACATAAGCGGCAGATTCGAGGAGCCACCCTCCAAGGAACAAGTCCAATTTTCCAGATACCTCATTCTTCCCTAAACGAGACTTATATAGTGTCTCTTACAATGGCATTTCTAACCCTACTGAACGATAGTACTAAGGACCCATAAACGACTATCTTAAGGAATAAAACGGCAGTTCCTTATTTAGTAATACGCACCGCATCAACCATCCTAGGACCCCCAAAACGCACCGTATGAGGCTTCTAGAATGCCTAGCTGGACCACCCACTCCCACGTTTTGATGAAGCCACGTAACCCTCCTGTTCGACCACACAACTCCTCAACTATCTTTCTTCAAGCTTCaagcttgatttctctctctctcttcgcaGAGCTGTGACAAAATGTTTGGGAGGCTAAAGAAAATGCAGGGCATCAgagggaagaaaaaaatgaggtggtttttaaaatcaacatttgatcaaaatc contains the following coding sequences:
- the LOC133858864 gene encoding heavy metal-associated isoprenylated plant protein 35-like, which produces MATKSAGEPSEPLKYQTWILKVSLHCEGCKRKVKKVLQSIDGVFTTAFDSQQHKVTVTGNVAVETLIRKLLKTGKHAEIWSENIAAKEKKSGRAKNKDKDSDPESGINDNDKKDENPCEKKVEEKLSSVKNSGKEKSPENHPGDEESPKVDQKGSESEGAASTAAKGGGKKKKRRGEKGNNASSGLAAPLFGTPASTGSQSHDLGMNHGVGLMNLNPTRQSSSHHPQGNYHQPVYVASYNRIHPTQSFGPSYAGTHHEIYPVQATPLDSFQIFSDENANGCSIM
- the LOC133859813 gene encoding uncharacterized protein LOC133859813 — protein: MAEETQQLRNHVTQLQAEMATRTDLANLQTNLKEALQQAQAEMIQMVQSMLSSQAGSSRSHGFGGGHQERGRNVERGESSNPEGSNSSDGLKPKTIRWEFPRLTVKTRNRGVAVRNNTLIIITLLTLNAFPSPPFTWKEEPWSSSKNSSLPTGRLLGGSLSQLSKFGLGLPEAHKLSCFMGGLKEEIRLPVRMFNPKNLVDAYALARIQEECVMNTARSFRSSWRLVQITQSHRGLSTELPVGVAKGSSFTPTKFTQPVSLRQNVLPPPGGGLTQLENASPNRALVPVQKITQAQMEERRRKGLCYSCDAKWVRGHVCQVPKLFLIEIADQEEEEGGKSASQAEEDPGEFFLEEFPKISLNAITGSPSPKTMRIVGIIRFRKAIILIDSGSTHNFMDAKLAAALGIQPVGQDGIKVKIANGQEVASPGKSRKVEVKMQGYIFRTEFFILPLAGCDAVLGIQWLRTLGPILWDFTQLEMRFRYETSDCTLCGLRQGPRMSWEEGDSFKLSRLEGKGILLYLMEQTTNGALEPKQFRTVPKQPQLPGPVAAILEDYRDIFQEPKGLPPHRAHDHAITLQEGAQPVSVQPYRYPFYQKEEIERIVKELLESGVIRPSHSPFSSPVLLVRKADGTWRMCMDYRALNKVTIKDKFPIPIVDELLDELWGAQIFSKLDLRSGYHQIRVVEADIPKTAFRIHAGHYEFLVMPFGLTNAPSTFQSLMNHIFQPFLRKFILVFFDDILIYSPDMESHLTHLQKTLELLRKHQLFAKMTKCRFGCVEVEYLGHVVSGRGVYADPSKIQAMVDWPHPTTIKALRGFLGLTGYYREFIRNYGAIAAPLTAMLKKNSFSWLEPAQGAFLALKTAVTQAPVLALPNFSQPFLIECDASGVGIGAVLMQGNRPIAFLSKALKGKALHMSTYEKELFALVTSIQKWRPYLLGRPFVVKTDQQSLKFLLEQKVGTPFQQKWITKLLGYDFVVEYKKGVENRVADALSRKEGWEEGLSLSLLSIPTASWVEDLKQQYTEDEELKQLMGKWLNNELDNRRYSLRDGLLLYKHKILL
- the LOC133858863 gene encoding uncharacterized protein LOC133858863 — protein: MANSDSSPAPAQAEPLSLKKENITPIGSKIAELNESRAELLNRIQGLKHDLQNWRSKLDTQVKVYRDELSDLKKSLNVEVDQLRSEFQELRTTLQQQQEDVTSSLRNLGLQDLSSDAIDAQAQDPKVEGNDKEGQVLPKEDNNDKESEN